AGCAAAGGGCAAAAACTCACGGTCAAATACCGCTTTGTTTCCAGTGCCCAGGAAATCTCCCCAACCCGCCCAGCCCCGCTTTCGATAGCAAACTTCGGGGCAGGCCGGAACATTGGCCGGCCGAGCCGGCAAATGCGGCATTTCGCCGCGCTTGTAAGCTCACGCCGGAAACCAAGGCCAAGGTGAAGGCGATGGTCGGTCAGGAGAAAACCGGCGCGGAAATCGCCCAGGCGCTGAATATTTCTCTGCCCAGCGTGCAGAACATCAAGAAAGAGCTCGGGCTCGTGCAGAAGCGCAAAAAGTAAGCGCGGGAAATGTAAAGCAGCATGTGCAATGCGCCACCTCTACTTTGGGACGTGGCGTTTCACGGTGACGGACTCGACCGTTGACCTGCCATTCGGCGGAAAGCCCGGTGCGCCGGCTTGAATTCCTCCCGCAAAACGCAACTGTCTTCGGCATGCGCAGGTGGCAAATTTGTCTCGCGGCGGGGTGCGTCCTGGGGGGCGCATTTTCCATCGCGCATGGAGAATTGAAGTGGGAAGCCAGCCGCATTGAGGTCTCGGTGGCAGCCGGCACTCCGGAAGCGGAGGGTCTCTTCAAGTTCACAAACACGGGACCGGAAACGGTCCGGTTGGCGCAGGTAAGCGCGACGTGCGACTGCACCGTGGCGACGGTGGACAAGCGCGTGTATGCACCGGACGAAAGCGGCGCGATTCGGCTCAAATTCACCTTGGGTGATCGCCTCGGAGTCCACGAAAAGCAGGTGATCGTCACGCCCGAGCCTAATCACACAGGCCCCATTTTCCTGACGCTGCGGGTCGAAATCCAGGAACCCGTCAAAACGTCAAAGCGTCTCTTCCAGTGGGCGAAGGAGACGCCGAATACCCCGCAGCTGCTCGATATTTCTCCCGCGGGCAAACGCGCGGTTATGCGAGTGGAAGTCGAATCCGCACCTCCCGAGATCGCCATCGATCCTGCGGACAAGAAGGAGGACGGTACCTTCCGCCTCAGCCTTCGGCCCAAAACGACCGAGCGGGAAATGACCGCGCA
This window of the Candidatus Didemnitutus sp. genome carries:
- a CDS encoding DUF1573 domain-containing protein; amino-acid sequence: MTCHSAESPVRRLEFLPQNATVFGMRRWQICLAAGCVLGGAFSIAHGELKWEASRIEVSVAAGTPEAEGLFKFTNTGPETVRLAQVSATCDCTVATVDKRVYAPDESGAIRLKFTLGDRLGVHEKQVIVTPEPNHTGPIFLTLRVEIQEPVKTSKRLFQWAKETPNTPQLLDISPAGKRAVMRVEVESAPPEIAIDPADKKEDGTFRLSLRPKTTEREMTAQVKWVVLLSDGIKYRFGTFVLVR